The Trinickia acidisoli genome includes a window with the following:
- the phnH gene encoding phosphonate C-P lyase system protein PhnH produces MTERFSALDTLVRGFADPVHDAQRCFRVLLDALARPGTVRSIDVEIDVDAQRQWPAAAFAAMLTLVDFSTPVWLQRHDEALAQAIRFHTGAPLADAPEAAAFAYIADAATMPTPGTFSLGTPEAPQGSATLLIRVDALEGGRPLTLTGPGIRSSMPAAPVGMADAFWHARASLATQAPCGIDCYLVCERSVIGIPRTTRVELN; encoded by the coding sequence ATGACTGAACGATTTTCCGCGCTCGATACGCTGGTACGCGGCTTTGCAGATCCCGTCCACGACGCGCAGCGGTGCTTTCGCGTGCTGCTCGACGCGCTTGCCCGGCCGGGCACGGTACGCTCGATCGACGTCGAGATCGACGTCGACGCGCAACGCCAGTGGCCGGCCGCGGCGTTCGCCGCGATGTTGACGCTCGTCGATTTCTCGACGCCGGTTTGGCTGCAGCGGCACGATGAAGCGCTCGCCCAAGCCATCCGCTTCCATACGGGCGCGCCGCTTGCCGATGCGCCCGAAGCGGCGGCGTTTGCTTACATTGCCGATGCCGCCACGATGCCGACTCCTGGCACGTTCTCGCTGGGCACGCCCGAAGCACCGCAAGGATCGGCCACGCTGCTGATTCGCGTCGATGCGCTCGAAGGCGGCCGGCCGCTCACGCTGACAGGGCCTGGTATTCGGTCCAGCATGCCTGCCGCGCCGGTGGGCATGGCCGATGCGTTTTGGCACGCGCGCGCATCGCTCGCGACGCAAGCGCCTTGCGGCATCGATTGTTATCTCGTCTGCGAGCGGTCTGTGATCGGCATCCCGCGCACGACTCGAGTGGAGCTCAACTAA
- a CDS encoding carbon-phosphorus lyase complex subunit PhnI → MYVAVKGGERAIEASWRLLEEARRGDRTEPELTIAQIRQQLRLAVARVMTEGSVYDEELAALAIKQAAGDLVEAIFLLRAYRTTLPRFGYTVPIDTERMEVQRRISATFKDVPGGQLLGPTYDYTQRLLDFSLLAEGRSEPANANTARVQTEPDQFNHEEAAAAAEAAPMPRVVALLDAEGLIEQERPLQDAAEPVDLALEPLLMPAERAVRLQNLARGDEGFLLAMGYSTQRGYARNHPFAGEIRFGKVAVEMEIPELGFAVELGEIDVTECQMINQFSGSKKAPPSFTQGYGLAFGHLERKAMAMSLVDRALRAEELGETVTAPAQDPEFVLYHSDNVEASGFVQHLKLPHYVDFQSELELVRRLRAGHPALHAGGADDTDNTDNEEEEAA, encoded by the coding sequence ATGTACGTCGCTGTCAAAGGAGGCGAGCGCGCCATCGAGGCGTCGTGGCGCTTGCTCGAAGAAGCCCGGCGCGGCGATCGCACCGAACCCGAACTGACGATCGCGCAGATCCGTCAGCAACTGCGCCTTGCCGTCGCGCGCGTGATGACCGAAGGCTCCGTCTATGACGAAGAGCTTGCGGCGCTTGCGATCAAACAGGCGGCCGGCGATCTCGTCGAAGCGATTTTTCTGTTGCGAGCCTACCGGACAACGTTGCCGCGCTTCGGCTATACGGTGCCGATCGACACCGAGCGAATGGAGGTGCAACGCCGCATTTCCGCCACGTTCAAGGATGTCCCTGGCGGGCAACTGCTCGGCCCCACCTACGATTACACACAGCGGCTGCTGGATTTTTCGCTGCTTGCCGAGGGGCGGTCGGAGCCGGCGAATGCGAACACGGCACGCGTGCAAACCGAGCCCGATCAGTTCAATCACGAGGAAGCCGCCGCCGCCGCGGAAGCGGCCCCGATGCCGCGCGTCGTCGCGTTGCTCGATGCGGAAGGCTTGATCGAACAGGAACGGCCGCTGCAGGATGCCGCCGAGCCGGTGGACCTTGCGCTCGAGCCGCTGCTCATGCCGGCCGAGCGCGCCGTGCGCTTGCAGAACCTCGCGCGCGGGGACGAAGGCTTTTTGCTCGCGATGGGCTACTCGACGCAGCGGGGGTATGCACGCAATCACCCATTTGCGGGCGAAATCCGTTTCGGCAAGGTGGCCGTCGAGATGGAGATTCCCGAGCTCGGGTTCGCGGTCGAGCTCGGCGAGATCGATGTCACCGAATGCCAAATGATCAATCAGTTCTCGGGCAGCAAGAAGGCGCCGCCGAGCTTCACGCAGGGATACGGCCTGGCGTTCGGTCATTTAGAACGAAAAGCGATGGCCATGTCGCTCGTCGATCGTGCGCTGCGCGCCGAAGAGCTCGGCGAAACAGTGACGGCTCCGGCCCAAGACCCCGAGTTCGTGCTGTACCACAGCGACAACGTCGAAGCGTCGGGATTCGTTCAGCATCTGAAGTTGCCTCACTACGTGGATTTCCAATCCGAACTCGAATTGGTTCGTCGTCTGCGCGCGGGTCACCCGGCGCTACATGCGGGCGGTGCGGACGATACGGACAATACGGACAACGAAGAGGAGGAGGCTGCATGA
- the phnN gene encoding phosphonate metabolism protein/1,5-bisphosphokinase (PRPP-forming) PhnN — MTGRIVYVMGPSGAGKDTLLEFARARLSGSRVVFAHRYITRPAGAGGENHVHLSHEEFGARADLGLFALQWSSHGLRYGIGIEIETWMDRGVTVVVSGSRENAGEAAARYPTLTAVHIDARPDVLAARLTARGRESIDDVRARLARRVPFALPPHVALTKIDNSGAIDEAGQALLEVLTTA, encoded by the coding sequence ATGACTGGGCGCATCGTCTATGTCATGGGCCCGTCCGGCGCCGGCAAGGACACGCTGCTCGAATTCGCGCGCGCTCGCCTGAGCGGTTCACGCGTAGTTTTCGCGCATCGCTACATCACACGCCCGGCCGGCGCCGGCGGTGAGAATCACGTGCATCTGAGCCACGAGGAATTCGGTGCCCGCGCGGATCTCGGCCTGTTCGCGCTTCAATGGTCGAGCCACGGGCTGCGCTACGGGATCGGCATCGAGATCGAGACGTGGATGGATCGCGGCGTTACCGTCGTCGTCAGCGGGTCACGCGAAAACGCCGGAGAAGCCGCCGCACGCTATCCCACACTCACGGCCGTGCATATCGACGCACGCCCCGACGTTCTCGCTGCGCGGCTCACCGCGCGCGGGCGAGAATCGATCGACGACGTGCGCGCGCGCCTCGCGCGTCGGGTGCCGTTCGCCCTTCCGCCGCATGTCGCGCTCACGAAGATCGACAATTCGGGAGCGATCGACGAAGCCGGACAAGCGCTTCTCGAAGTTCTGACGACCGCCTGA
- the phnK gene encoding phosphonate C-P lyase system protein PhnK, whose translation MIPLLSARNLTTRYGERIGCEDVSFDLYPGEVLCVVGESGSGKSTLLNTVALRVSADSGSLAYSTVNGEWLNLLTLSEPRRRFLMRTEWGFVEQNPRDGLRMAVSAGANIGEPLMAVGARHFGRIRETSSNWMRRVELDTERIDDLPTSFSGGMQQRLQIARNLVTGPRLVLMDEPTAGLDVSVQARLLDLLRTLTAQLHLACVIVTHDIGVARLLAHRLMVMQGGRVVEAGLTDQVLDDPQHPYTQLLVSSVLPV comes from the coding sequence ATGATTCCTTTATTGAGCGCACGCAATCTAACGACGCGTTATGGTGAGCGGATCGGCTGCGAGGACGTGAGCTTCGATCTCTATCCGGGCGAAGTGCTGTGCGTCGTCGGCGAATCGGGCTCGGGCAAATCGACGCTGCTCAATACCGTCGCGCTGCGCGTGTCTGCCGATTCGGGTAGCTTGGCCTATTCGACGGTGAATGGCGAATGGCTGAATCTGCTGACGTTGTCGGAGCCGCGCCGTCGCTTTTTGATGCGCACGGAGTGGGGCTTCGTCGAACAAAATCCGCGCGATGGGTTGCGCATGGCCGTATCGGCGGGGGCAAATATCGGCGAACCGCTGATGGCGGTCGGTGCACGTCATTTCGGGAGGATCCGCGAAACATCATCGAACTGGATGCGGCGTGTCGAACTCGATACCGAGCGCATCGACGATTTGCCGACGTCGTTTTCAGGCGGCATGCAGCAGCGGTTGCAGATCGCGCGCAATCTCGTCACGGGGCCGCGGCTCGTGCTGATGGATGAGCCAACCGCCGGCCTCGACGTTTCGGTGCAGGCGCGCCTGCTCGATTTGCTCCGCACGCTGACCGCGCAGTTGCATCTGGCCTGCGTGATCGTGACGCACGATATCGGCGTGGCGCGGCTGCTGGCGCATCGCCTGATGGTGATGCAAGGCGGACGCGTCGTCGAAGCGGGCTTGACCGACCAGGTGCTCGACGATCCGCAGCACCCCTACACGCAATTGCTCGTGTCTTCCGTACTGCCGGTTTGA
- a CDS encoding phosphate/phosphite/phosphonate ABC transporter substrate-binding protein → MKISRIFAAAATAAVSLVAGFTAGAAHAEGTCPNDGVVRFGVEPYESAQRLLPVYKDLSDLIGKKLGCKVELYVATSYNAEIEAMRNDKLEIGEFGPLGYVLAHQVAHAQAVATFAGENGTPATYTASIVTWPGSGVKTIADIKGQSFAYSDPSSTSGHLFPAYGLSKNGIDPDHGVKALYAGSHTASFEALRNHKVQAGELNSEEIASAKLHNEFDASAYVTLWQSQPIPLDPLAVRGDLPADFKDRLTKVLSSLDLHALPEADQKFLAANENPALKTVPQTDAAYDQIRDLITTLHVDLAKL, encoded by the coding sequence ATGAAGATATCCAGGATTTTCGCCGCTGCTGCCACCGCCGCCGTCTCCCTCGTCGCCGGCTTCACCGCCGGTGCGGCCCATGCCGAAGGAACCTGCCCGAACGACGGCGTCGTCCGTTTCGGCGTCGAGCCGTACGAATCGGCGCAACGGCTGCTGCCGGTCTATAAGGATCTCAGCGACCTGATCGGCAAGAAACTCGGCTGCAAGGTCGAGCTTTACGTCGCCACGAGCTACAACGCAGAGATCGAAGCGATGCGCAACGACAAGCTCGAAATCGGCGAATTCGGCCCGCTCGGCTACGTGCTCGCCCATCAAGTCGCTCACGCGCAAGCCGTCGCGACGTTCGCCGGCGAGAACGGCACCCCGGCGACTTACACAGCCTCCATCGTGACGTGGCCGGGATCGGGCGTGAAGACGATCGCGGACATCAAAGGTCAATCGTTCGCCTATTCCGATCCGAGCTCGACGTCCGGCCACCTGTTTCCCGCCTATGGCCTGAGCAAGAACGGCATCGATCCGGACCACGGCGTGAAGGCACTGTACGCGGGCAGCCATACGGCCTCGTTCGAAGCGTTGCGTAACCACAAGGTGCAGGCGGGCGAGCTCAACAGCGAGGAAATCGCGAGCGCGAAGCTGCACAACGAATTCGATGCGAGCGCGTACGTCACGCTCTGGCAATCGCAGCCGATTCCGCTCGACCCGCTTGCGGTACGCGGCGATTTGCCCGCCGACTTCAAGGACCGGCTCACGAAGGTCCTGAGCTCGCTCGACTTGCATGCACTGCCCGAAGCCGATCAGAAATTCCTCGCCGCGAACGAAAATCCGGCACTGAAAACCGTGCCGCAAACCGATGCCGCCTATGATCAGATTCGCGATCTGATCACGACCCTGCACGTCGACCTGGCCAAACTGTGA
- a CDS encoding alpha-D-ribose 1-methylphosphonate 5-phosphate C-P-lyase PhnJ has protein sequence MNARHRHEANEQTASEARPDSPDASGSADAGATVEGYNFAYLDEQTKRMIRRSLLKAVAIPGHQIPFGSREMPLPYGWGTGGIQVTAAIIGCDDTLKVIDQGSDDTTNAVNIRRFFARTAGVRTTTRTVEATIVQTRHRIPETPLADGQILVYQVPLPEPLYRLEPRLVECRKLHALSEYGLMNVKLYEDIVRHGSIATTYDYPVIVDGRYLSAPSPIPKFDNPKMHMNPALQLFGAGRERRLYAIPPYTSVRSLDFEDYPFEIQRWDHACEICGSRESFLDEMIVDDKGKRMFVCSDSDYCQQRVAEGENGNVHATQARASDRSASVLATEAEGERT, from the coding sequence ATGAACGCGCGTCATAGGCACGAAGCCAACGAACAGACGGCCTCTGAGGCGCGACCCGATTCGCCGGATGCGAGCGGATCGGCGGATGCCGGCGCGACCGTCGAAGGCTACAACTTCGCTTATCTCGACGAGCAGACGAAGCGCATGATCCGGCGCTCGCTCTTGAAGGCCGTCGCGATTCCCGGGCATCAGATTCCGTTCGGCTCGCGCGAGATGCCGCTGCCTTACGGCTGGGGCACCGGCGGCATTCAGGTCACGGCTGCGATCATCGGCTGCGACGATACCCTCAAGGTCATCGACCAGGGCTCGGACGATACCACCAACGCCGTCAACATCCGACGCTTCTTCGCTCGCACGGCGGGTGTGAGAACCACGACGCGCACGGTCGAGGCGACGATCGTTCAAACGCGTCACCGGATTCCGGAAACACCGCTGGCGGACGGACAGATTCTCGTCTACCAGGTGCCGCTGCCGGAGCCGCTCTATCGATTGGAGCCGCGGCTAGTCGAATGCCGCAAGCTCCACGCGTTGTCCGAGTACGGGCTCATGAACGTCAAGCTCTACGAGGACATCGTTCGACATGGCAGCATTGCGACGACCTATGACTATCCGGTGATTGTCGACGGCCGCTATCTGAGCGCACCGTCGCCGATTCCGAAATTCGACAATCCGAAGATGCATATGAACCCGGCGCTGCAACTGTTCGGTGCAGGACGCGAGCGGCGGCTCTATGCGATACCACCCTATACGAGCGTGCGCAGCCTCGACTTCGAAGACTACCCGTTCGAGATTCAGCGATGGGACCATGCCTGTGAGATTTGCGGCTCGCGCGAAAGCTTCCTCGACGAAATGATCGTCGACGATAAGGGCAAGCGAATGTTCGTCTGCTCGGATAGCGACTATTGCCAGCAGCGGGTCGCCGAAGGTGAGAACGGCAACGTGCATGCGACGCAAGCCCGTGCATCGGATCGCTCGGCGAGCGTGCTGGCTACCGAGGCGGAAGGGGAGCGCACATGA
- the phnF gene encoding phosphonate metabolism transcriptional regulator PhnF codes for MKRSNDGAARQVGVSLASANAVERGAGIAVWRQIEQVLAAEIAASGFGESGRLPSEGELAKRFGVNRHTVRRAMLGLAAQGLVSVEQGRGTFVQPGAIDYTIGRRTRFTENLREQGHSAQGTVLSAASVKAEPKVAKALGLRAGTLVYRIESLHAADDVPLTYALAWYPAARFAGLPEAIERSDGGFSAALAEYGVADYSRRWNRIGSMLPDAESARRLNINRQQPVLWVENVDVDSDGVPIKYGVTYFAADRVQLYVEQDA; via the coding sequence ATGAAACGTAGCAATGACGGCGCGGCCAGGCAGGTCGGTGTGTCGCTCGCTTCCGCGAACGCGGTCGAACGGGGTGCGGGCATAGCGGTATGGCGTCAGATCGAACAGGTGCTGGCCGCCGAGATCGCGGCGAGCGGCTTCGGCGAGAGCGGCCGCTTGCCGAGCGAAGGCGAATTGGCGAAGCGCTTCGGCGTGAACCGTCATACGGTGCGCCGAGCCATGCTCGGGCTCGCTGCCCAGGGATTGGTCAGCGTCGAGCAAGGTCGAGGCACGTTCGTTCAACCCGGCGCGATCGACTATACGATCGGGCGCCGCACGCGGTTTACGGAGAACTTGCGCGAGCAAGGCCACTCGGCGCAAGGAACGGTGTTGTCGGCAGCGTCGGTGAAAGCCGAACCGAAAGTCGCCAAGGCGTTGGGCCTGCGCGCCGGCACGCTCGTCTATCGCATCGAATCGCTGCACGCGGCCGACGACGTGCCGCTCACGTACGCGCTCGCCTGGTATCCGGCGGCCCGCTTCGCGGGCCTGCCGGAAGCGATCGAGCGATCGGACGGGGGCTTCTCGGCGGCGCTCGCCGAATATGGGGTGGCCGACTACTCACGGCGCTGGAACCGCATCGGCAGCATGCTGCCCGACGCGGAGAGCGCGCGCCGCCTCAATATCAACCGTCAACAACCCGTGCTGTGGGTAGAGAATGTCGACGTCGATAGCGACGGCGTGCCCATCAAGTACGGCGTTACCTACTTCGCTGCCGATAGAGTGCAGCTCTACGTCGAACAAGACGCATGA
- the phnL gene encoding phosphonate C-P lyase system protein PhnL: MSEEPIDTHLVDDDRLMLRARGISKTFVLHTQGGQAIAALHGVDLDVSRGECVALVGPSGAGKSTLLRCLYGNYLASAGSILLRDEASKHRHIALTGASPHDVMRVRREVLGYVSQFLRVIPRVPTLDLVAEPLVSRGVDVDEARRRAGDWLARLNIPERLWHLAPATFSGGEQQRVNIARGLIAEHPVLLLDEPTASLDASNRAVVTEVVVEARERGAAIVGIFHDEAAREQVATRRLELEPVAMPAAA; encoded by the coding sequence ATGAGTGAAGAGCCAATCGACACGCACCTCGTTGACGACGATCGACTGATGCTGCGCGCGCGTGGTATTTCGAAGACGTTCGTGCTTCATACGCAAGGCGGCCAAGCGATCGCCGCGCTGCACGGCGTGGATCTCGATGTCTCGCGCGGCGAATGCGTGGCGCTGGTCGGCCCTTCAGGCGCAGGCAAGAGCACGCTGCTGCGTTGCCTCTACGGCAACTATTTGGCAAGTGCGGGATCTATCCTATTGCGCGACGAGGCGAGCAAGCATCGGCACATTGCACTGACGGGCGCGAGTCCGCACGATGTCATGCGCGTGCGCCGCGAAGTGCTCGGCTATGTGAGTCAGTTTCTACGCGTGATTCCGCGCGTGCCGACGCTCGATCTCGTTGCTGAGCCGCTCGTCTCGCGCGGGGTCGACGTGGACGAAGCACGACGACGCGCGGGCGATTGGCTCGCGCGCCTGAACATCCCCGAGCGCCTTTGGCATCTCGCGCCGGCGACGTTTTCAGGGGGCGAGCAGCAACGTGTGAACATTGCGCGCGGGCTCATCGCCGAGCATCCTGTGTTATTGCTCGATGAGCCGACCGCCTCGCTCGATGCATCGAACCGTGCAGTCGTGACGGAGGTCGTCGTCGAGGCGCGCGAACGCGGTGCTGCGATCGTCGGCATCTTTCACGATGAAGCGGCGCGCGAGCAAGTTGCCACGCGCCGGCTCGAGCTCGAGCCCGTGGCGATGCCCGCGGCCGCATGA
- a CDS encoding DUF1045 domain-containing protein: MKPNDQDNEACRWNAESRFAIYYAPSTASPWWSAGCRWLARDPESGIAFAPPVVPALAERSLDVARLSRSPQRYGWHGTLVAPARRATNTSFDEIVGHALAWARRQRPFELAVEAVALGRFVAIQPATTAGAEAMRALAADALHEFARLRAMPSEEELRRRLATDLTERQRELLGHWGYPYVLEEFRFHMTLSDSIEALERQVLIDWWHMRLPELGPLPVDGAALFVEPSPGEPFTLAKRLPFGDAR, encoded by the coding sequence ATGAAGCCAAACGATCAGGACAACGAAGCATGTCGGTGGAATGCCGAAAGCCGATTTGCGATCTATTACGCCCCCTCCACCGCTTCACCATGGTGGAGCGCGGGATGCCGTTGGCTCGCGCGCGATCCCGAATCAGGCATCGCGTTCGCACCGCCCGTCGTCCCCGCACTCGCCGAGCGTTCGCTCGACGTGGCGCGCCTCTCGCGCTCGCCGCAGCGCTATGGTTGGCACGGAACGCTGGTCGCACCGGCGCGCCGCGCGACGAATACTTCGTTCGACGAGATCGTCGGCCACGCGCTCGCATGGGCACGCCGACAGCGTCCGTTCGAATTGGCGGTCGAAGCCGTCGCACTCGGACGTTTCGTCGCAATCCAGCCCGCAACGACGGCGGGAGCGGAGGCGATGCGCGCGCTCGCGGCGGATGCGCTGCACGAATTCGCTCGTTTGCGCGCCATGCCGAGTGAAGAGGAGCTGCGCCGCAGGCTCGCAACCGATCTCACCGAACGCCAGCGCGAATTGCTCGGCCACTGGGGTTATCCCTATGTGCTAGAAGAATTCCGCTTCCACATGACGCTCAGCGATTCGATCGAAGCACTGGAGCGGCAGGTACTGATCGACTGGTGGCATATGCGCTTGCCCGAACTCGGCCCGCTGCCGGTCGACGGCGCCGCGCTCTTCGTCGAACCGAGCCCTGGCGAGCCGTTCACGCTCGCCAAGCGTCTACCGTTCGGAGACGCGCGATGA
- a CDS encoding alpha-D-ribose 1-methylphosphonate 5-triphosphate diphosphatase — translation MLIKNARIVTRDDEFIGVVRIEKGRIAEVARGTTSVHDAEDWQGDYLLPGFVEVHTDNLEKHLAPRPGVMWNVEAAVVIHDAQVAAAGITTVFDSLAIGSRADAGLRGSEIHRKAVSALDRLAEHDLLRADHYLHLRCEVGTADVIELFDEFGNHRLLQLASVMDHTPGQRQWQDPAKWRQYQERNGKWSDEKMEAALVELSDLQTRYAHEHRRCIVERCKALGISVASHDDTLVEHVEEAVRDGIQISEFPTTMAAARAARAHGLATVMGAPNVVRGGSHSGNVSALELANEGLLDVLSSDYVPSSLMMAVFQLVRDAGWSLPRAIATVSSAPAQAAGLEDRGAIEVGLRADIVRVRLCKALPVPHATYVSGRRAA, via the coding sequence ATGTTGATCAAGAATGCACGGATCGTAACGCGCGATGACGAATTCATCGGCGTGGTGAGGATCGAAAAGGGGCGCATTGCGGAGGTTGCACGCGGGACGACGAGCGTGCACGACGCCGAGGATTGGCAAGGCGATTATCTGCTGCCCGGCTTCGTCGAGGTCCATACGGACAACCTGGAAAAGCATCTCGCGCCGCGCCCGGGCGTGATGTGGAACGTCGAAGCGGCAGTCGTGATCCATGACGCCCAGGTGGCCGCTGCCGGTATCACCACCGTCTTCGATTCGCTCGCGATCGGCTCACGTGCCGATGCGGGCCTGCGCGGAAGCGAAATTCATCGGAAAGCGGTATCGGCGCTCGATCGATTGGCCGAGCACGACCTGCTGCGTGCCGATCATTATCTGCATCTGCGCTGCGAGGTAGGCACCGCGGACGTGATCGAACTCTTCGACGAGTTCGGCAACCATCGCTTGCTGCAACTCGCATCGGTCATGGATCACACGCCCGGCCAGCGTCAGTGGCAAGACCCCGCGAAATGGCGCCAATACCAGGAGCGTAACGGCAAGTGGAGCGACGAGAAGATGGAGGCAGCACTCGTCGAGCTCTCGGATCTGCAGACGCGCTATGCGCACGAGCATCGGCGTTGCATCGTCGAGCGTTGCAAGGCGCTCGGCATATCGGTGGCGAGCCATGACGATACGCTTGTCGAACATGTCGAGGAAGCCGTGCGCGACGGCATTCAGATCTCCGAATTTCCGACGACGATGGCCGCGGCGCGAGCGGCCCGCGCGCATGGGCTCGCTACCGTGATGGGTGCGCCCAACGTCGTGCGCGGCGGCTCGCATTCGGGCAACGTCTCCGCGTTGGAGCTCGCCAACGAAGGCTTGCTCGACGTCTTGTCCTCGGATTACGTCCCTTCCAGTTTGATGATGGCTGTGTTTCAGCTTGTTCGTGATGCCGGATGGTCGTTGCCGCGCGCGATCGCGACTGTCTCGTCGGCGCCCGCGCAAGCGGCGGGGCTCGAAGACCGAGGCGCGATCGAAGTCGGTTTGCGCGCCGACATCGTGCGCGTGAGGCTTTGCAAAGCGCTACCGGTACCGCACGCGACCTATGTGTCGGGTAGACGCGCAGCCTGA
- the phnC gene encoding phosphonate ABC transporter ATP-binding protein, with translation MNTIFGTTGAAAFETGSTRWDHAGAREAARGAALASGAKLAVRDLTMRYPNGHVALQDMNLSVEAGEMVVVLGSNGSGKSTFMKCVVGLNRPTSGTVEVAGRDLASLSGKALREARLPLALISQHANLVRRRSVLANVCCGSLGRHRTLATALGRVPRKEVEPALDYLTEVGLADLAGQRAGTLSGGQAQRVAVARALAQVPQVLLADEPVASLDPEAADEVMRLLRRLASDDGLAVVCVLHQPDLAMRYADRLLGLRRGRTIFDRAASTVSSRAIADLYVADA, from the coding sequence GTGAACACGATCTTCGGAACGACGGGCGCCGCGGCGTTCGAGACGGGAAGCACGAGATGGGATCACGCCGGCGCGCGGGAGGCGGCGCGCGGCGCCGCGCTCGCGTCGGGCGCGAAGCTCGCCGTGCGTGACCTGACGATGCGATATCCCAACGGCCACGTGGCGCTGCAAGACATGAACCTTTCCGTCGAGGCCGGCGAAATGGTCGTAGTGCTCGGCAGCAACGGCAGCGGGAAATCGACGTTCATGAAGTGCGTAGTCGGATTGAACCGCCCGACCAGCGGCACGGTCGAGGTGGCCGGCCGCGACCTGGCTTCGCTCTCCGGCAAAGCGCTGCGCGAAGCGCGGCTGCCACTCGCACTGATCTCGCAACATGCCAATCTCGTGCGCCGTCGCAGCGTGCTTGCAAACGTATGCTGCGGTTCGCTGGGCCGCCACCGCACACTCGCTACCGCGCTTGGGCGCGTGCCTCGCAAGGAGGTCGAGCCGGCGCTCGACTACCTCACCGAGGTTGGCCTGGCGGACCTTGCGGGACAACGCGCGGGGACGCTCTCCGGCGGCCAGGCTCAGCGCGTCGCCGTCGCACGCGCGCTCGCGCAAGTCCCGCAGGTACTGCTTGCCGACGAACCGGTCGCGAGTCTCGATCCCGAAGCAGCCGACGAAGTCATGCGACTCTTGCGCCGCCTAGCGAGCGACGACGGTCTCGCAGTCGTCTGCGTGCTGCATCAGCCCGACCTGGCCATGCGCTACGCGGATCGCCTGCTCGGCCTGCGCCGCGGCCGAACGATTTTCGACCGTGCCGCTTCGACCGTTTCTAGTCGCGCAATCGCCGACCTCTACGTAGCGGACGCATGA
- the phnG gene encoding phosphonate C-P lyase system protein PhnG: MKGTSSDMTLERQCWLAQLAGAPRATLESALEAICEDAPLPAFDWLRAPQTGLAMVRGRIGGTGDPFNLGEATVTRAVLRLKGDSKSDGAGAVGIAYQLGRDKRRAELAALADAMLQSARWRKAVTERLLDPLARTRNAARHERAEQTASTRVDFYTMVRGE, encoded by the coding sequence ATGAAGGGTACATCTTCCGACATGACGCTCGAACGACAGTGCTGGCTCGCGCAGCTTGCAGGGGCGCCACGCGCGACGCTAGAGTCGGCGCTCGAAGCCATTTGTGAAGACGCACCGCTGCCGGCGTTCGATTGGCTGCGCGCGCCGCAGACGGGTCTTGCCATGGTGCGAGGTCGCATCGGCGGCACGGGCGACCCTTTTAACCTCGGCGAAGCCACGGTGACGCGGGCCGTGCTGCGGCTGAAGGGCGATAGTAAGAGCGACGGCGCGGGCGCAGTCGGCATCGCATATCAATTGGGTCGCGACAAGCGGCGCGCCGAGCTCGCGGCACTTGCCGATGCGATGCTCCAATCGGCGCGTTGGCGCAAGGCGGTCACCGAGCGGTTGCTCGATCCGCTTGCGCGGACACGCAACGCAGCGCGCCACGAACGCGCGGAACAGACGGCATCGACGCGAGTCGATTTCTATACGATGGTCCGAGGCGAATGA